In one Umezawaea sp. Da 62-37 genomic region, the following are encoded:
- the tilS gene encoding tRNA lysidine(34) synthetase TilS, whose translation MNGPDPAVSAVRTAVRRFLADAGEHLTCGGVAVAVSGGADSLALAAATAHVAGRLGLAVRGLVVDHGLQAGSAEVAERAAGQCRELGLDAEVLPVVVQGPGGPEAAARRARYAALRPAKGLVLLGHTMDDQAETVLLGLGRGSGPRSIAGMRPLDPPWGRPLLGTSRATTTAACAALGLDPWLDPHNTDPAFTRVRLRADVLPLLEDVLHGGVAAALARTAAQLREDNDALDGIAEAFGGDPADIAALEPLPAAVRRRVIRRWLLASGTPELSDSHVRAVDALVAGWKGQGGVWLSGGLVARRAHGRLRLDPRQS comes from the coding sequence GTGAACGGGCCCGACCCGGCCGTCTCGGCGGTGCGGACGGCCGTGCGGCGGTTCCTCGCCGACGCCGGCGAGCACCTGACGTGCGGTGGGGTCGCGGTCGCGGTGTCGGGCGGAGCGGACTCGCTGGCGTTGGCCGCGGCGACCGCGCACGTCGCCGGGCGACTGGGCCTGGCGGTGCGCGGCCTGGTCGTGGACCACGGTCTCCAGGCCGGGTCCGCCGAGGTCGCCGAGCGGGCCGCGGGCCAGTGCCGGGAACTCGGCCTGGACGCTGAGGTGCTGCCGGTCGTGGTGCAGGGCCCCGGTGGGCCCGAAGCGGCCGCGAGACGTGCCAGGTACGCGGCGCTGCGGCCGGCCAAGGGGCTCGTGCTGCTCGGCCACACCATGGACGACCAGGCCGAAACGGTGCTGCTGGGACTGGGCCGCGGCTCCGGCCCCCGGTCGATCGCGGGTATGCGTCCGCTCGACCCGCCGTGGGGCAGGCCGCTGCTCGGGACCTCCCGCGCCACCACGACCGCCGCCTGCGCCGCGCTGGGCCTGGACCCGTGGCTCGACCCGCACAACACCGACCCGGCCTTCACCAGGGTCCGGCTGCGCGCCGACGTGCTGCCGCTGCTGGAGGACGTGCTGCACGGCGGGGTCGCCGCCGCTCTGGCCCGCACCGCGGCCCAGTTGCGCGAGGACAACGACGCCCTGGACGGGATCGCCGAAGCCTTCGGGGGTGATCCCGCCGACATCGCCGCGCTGGAGCCGTTGCCCGCCGCCGTGCGCCGCCGGGTGATCAGGCGCTGGCTGCTCGCCTCAGGCACGCCCGAGTTGTCCGATTCGCACGTTCGGGCGGTGGACGCGCTGGTAGCCGGGTGGAAGGGGCAGGGCGGAGTGTGGCTGTCCGGCGGGTTGGTGGCGCGGCGCGCGCATGGCAGGCTCAGGCTTGACCCAAGGCAGTCATGA
- a CDS encoding zinc-dependent metalloprotease produces MNAAPQARVARPGETTTPVDWELAANTAARLVRPGPVIPRAEADVAVHRLRELAPEAEVHVRELTGLGHGLPLLPGEVVDRPAWARAAVQGLAALTDSAMPRTSGPLGGVMASTAGVQAGIVLSFLSSRVLGQYDPFGGDGGGRLLLVAPNIVGAQRALDVPAEDFSLWVCLHECTHRLQFTAVPWLREYFATQVAELLLAMDSSSGSITKLPEVVREFRKRIRETDGPIGLIELFQSADQKAAIDRLVALSTLLEGHADHVMDAVGPSVVPSVHTIRDRFTERRKGGGVLDRALRTLLGVEAKVRQYAEGAAFTGHVVDAVGMERFNAVWTSPETLPTRAEITDPAEWLRRVAP; encoded by the coding sequence GTGAACGCGGCACCGCAAGCCCGTGTGGCACGACCGGGCGAGACGACCACCCCTGTGGACTGGGAGCTGGCCGCGAACACGGCCGCGCGCCTGGTGCGGCCGGGGCCGGTGATCCCGAGAGCGGAGGCCGACGTCGCGGTGCACCGGCTGCGGGAGCTGGCTCCCGAGGCCGAGGTGCACGTGCGCGAGCTGACCGGGCTCGGGCACGGCCTCCCGCTGCTGCCCGGCGAGGTCGTGGACCGGCCCGCGTGGGCGCGCGCCGCGGTGCAGGGCCTCGCCGCCCTGACCGACTCCGCGATGCCCCGGACCAGCGGCCCGCTCGGCGGGGTCATGGCGAGCACGGCCGGGGTGCAGGCGGGGATCGTGCTGTCGTTCCTCAGCTCCCGCGTGCTCGGCCAGTACGACCCGTTCGGCGGCGACGGCGGTGGGCGGCTGCTGCTGGTGGCGCCCAACATCGTCGGCGCGCAGCGGGCGCTGGACGTGCCAGCCGAGGACTTCAGCCTGTGGGTCTGCCTGCACGAGTGCACGCACCGGCTCCAGTTCACCGCGGTGCCGTGGCTGCGCGAGTACTTCGCCACCCAGGTCGCGGAACTGCTGCTCGCCATGGACTCGTCGTCCGGGTCGATCACCAAGCTGCCCGAGGTCGTGCGCGAGTTCCGCAAGCGGATCCGCGAGACCGACGGCCCGATCGGGCTGATCGAGCTGTTCCAGTCGGCCGACCAGAAGGCCGCGATCGATCGACTGGTCGCGCTGTCCACGCTGCTGGAGGGCCACGCCGACCACGTCATGGACGCCGTCGGCCCGTCCGTGGTCCCGTCGGTGCACACCATCCGCGACCGGTTCACCGAGCGCCGCAAGGGCGGTGGCGTGCTGGACCGGGCGCTGCGCACCCTGCTCGGCGTCGAGGCGAAGGTCCGCCAGTACGCCGAGGGCGCCGCGTTCACCGGGCACGTCGTGGACGCGGTGGGCATGGAGCGCTTCAACGCGGTCTGGACGTCGCCGGAGACGCTGCCGACCCGCGCCGAGATCACCGATCCGGCGGAGTGGCTGCGCCGCGTCGCACCGTGA
- the dacB gene encoding D-alanyl-D-alanine carboxypeptidase/D-alanyl-D-alanine-endopeptidase, which produces MPGPGDPDSGVPDELSWPTEDDDSGVFEVAPQAPADPPKPPSDPPTVISKVPPKPQADPPTVQVQRPKPVKPAPPARPADPPTMRIQVPRPQPKLPRLSPPLRPVVQPGPAEPRALPERIPAQFEQVPAAEPAQETAELSKPAPPATADTPGDAPKRRKPLLLAGALVLVVALVGGVVFAANQLDWFGGTVASTTQPPAPPAAVSLSVKGVAKDAPTPSASGISAALAGPAAAGVLSPLTGVVIDPATGTTLWQQGDTTPLVPASTIKILAAAAALLSVDHTAQLSTKVVQGDLPGTVVVVGGGDPTLSSQPDDVTTVYPGAATLDDLATQVKANTTGPVTAVQFDLGRYAGEGLAPGWDPADIPGGSITPMVPFMVDGGRQDPMNPNSPRTSTPAVDAATGLAQRLGVATATPGTAPSGTGAKVLGEVKSAPIDRLVENAMQISDNILAEALAREVAAVNGQPASFEGAAKAVKDVLTKNQFDVGGTTVVDASGMSPQNKIPAKLLGQIIEVAAKPDASDPRTAKLRPLLTALPVAGGSGTLASRYQTVASSGKGWVRAKTGTLTGVNSLAGAVVDTDGRLLVFAFMSNSPGSADEVRQALDVLAATLRGCGCP; this is translated from the coding sequence GTGCCCGGACCTGGCGACCCCGATTCCGGTGTGCCGGACGAGCTCTCGTGGCCCACCGAGGACGACGACTCGGGGGTGTTCGAGGTCGCTCCGCAGGCGCCCGCGGACCCGCCGAAACCGCCCTCCGATCCGCCGACGGTGATATCGAAGGTGCCGCCCAAGCCGCAGGCCGATCCGCCGACGGTGCAGGTCCAGCGGCCGAAGCCGGTCAAGCCCGCGCCGCCCGCGCGCCCCGCGGACCCGCCGACCATGCGGATCCAGGTGCCCAGACCGCAGCCGAAGCTGCCGCGGCTCTCCCCGCCGCTGCGCCCGGTGGTCCAGCCGGGTCCCGCGGAGCCGAGGGCGCTGCCCGAGCGGATTCCCGCGCAGTTCGAGCAGGTTCCGGCCGCCGAGCCCGCGCAGGAGACCGCCGAGCTCTCGAAGCCCGCACCGCCCGCGACGGCGGATACGCCCGGTGACGCCCCGAAGCGCCGCAAGCCGCTGCTGCTCGCCGGCGCGCTGGTGCTCGTGGTCGCCCTCGTCGGCGGAGTGGTGTTCGCCGCCAACCAGCTCGACTGGTTCGGCGGCACGGTCGCCTCCACCACGCAGCCGCCCGCCCCGCCCGCGGCGGTGTCGCTGTCGGTGAAGGGCGTCGCCAAGGACGCCCCCACGCCGAGCGCCTCCGGCATCAGCGCCGCGTTGGCGGGCCCCGCCGCCGCCGGGGTGCTCAGCCCGTTGACCGGGGTCGTGATCGACCCGGCCACCGGCACGACGCTGTGGCAGCAGGGCGACACCACGCCGCTGGTGCCCGCGTCCACGATCAAGATCCTGGCCGCCGCCGCGGCGCTGCTGTCGGTCGACCACACCGCGCAGCTGTCCACGAAGGTCGTCCAGGGCGATTTGCCCGGCACCGTCGTGGTCGTCGGCGGAGGTGACCCGACGCTGTCGTCGCAGCCCGACGACGTCACCACCGTCTACCCCGGCGCCGCCACGCTCGACGACCTCGCCACCCAGGTCAAGGCCAACACGACCGGTCCCGTCACGGCGGTCCAGTTCGACCTCGGCCGGTACGCGGGCGAGGGTCTGGCCCCCGGCTGGGACCCCGCCGACATCCCCGGCGGCTCCATCACGCCGATGGTGCCGTTCATGGTGGACGGCGGCAGGCAGGACCCGATGAACCCGAACAGCCCGCGCACCTCCACGCCCGCCGTCGACGCCGCCACCGGACTGGCGCAGCGGCTCGGCGTGGCCACCGCGACCCCCGGCACGGCGCCGTCCGGCACCGGCGCGAAGGTGCTGGGCGAGGTGAAGTCCGCGCCGATCGACCGGCTCGTCGAGAACGCCATGCAGATCTCGGACAACATCCTGGCCGAGGCGCTCGCCCGCGAGGTCGCCGCGGTCAACGGCCAGCCCGCGTCGTTCGAGGGCGCGGCCAAGGCCGTCAAGGACGTGCTGACCAAGAACCAGTTCGACGTCGGCGGGACCACGGTCGTCGACGCCAGCGGCATGTCGCCACAGAACAAGATCCCGGCGAAGCTGCTCGGCCAGATCATCGAGGTCGCGGCGAAGCCGGACGCGAGCGACCCGCGCACCGCGAAGCTGCGCCCGCTGCTGACCGCCCTGCCCGTCGCGGGCGGCAGCGGCACCCTGGCGAGCCGGTACCAGACGGTCGCGTCGAGCGGGAAGGGCTGGGTGCGCGCCAAGACCGGCACCCTGACCGGCGTGAACTCGCTCGCGGGCGCCGTCGTGGACACCGACGGCAGGCTCCTGGTGTTCGCGTTCATGTCGAACAGCCCCGGCAGCGCCGACGAGGTCCGCCAGGCGCTGGACGTCCTCGCGGCCACCCTGCGTGGCTGTGGTTGTCCTTGA
- a CDS encoding inorganic diphosphatase encodes MEFDVTIEIPKGLRNKYEMDHKTGRIRLDRTLFTATQYPADYGFVDNTLGEDGDPLDALVIVQEPTFPGCLIKSRAIGMFRMTDEKGGDDKLLCVPADDPRSEHLRDIHHLNEFYRLEIQHFFEVYKDLEPGKSVEGASWVGRVEAEAEVVRSYQRLKDAVARGEDH; translated from the coding sequence GTGGAGTTCGACGTCACCATCGAGATCCCCAAGGGGTTGCGCAACAAGTACGAGATGGACCACAAGACAGGTCGCATCCGCTTGGACCGCACCCTGTTCACGGCCACCCAGTACCCGGCCGACTACGGGTTCGTGGACAACACCCTTGGCGAGGACGGCGACCCGCTCGACGCGCTGGTGATCGTCCAGGAACCGACGTTCCCCGGCTGCCTCATCAAGTCGCGCGCCATCGGCATGTTCCGCATGACCGACGAGAAGGGCGGCGACGACAAGCTGCTCTGCGTCCCCGCCGACGACCCGCGGTCGGAGCACCTGCGCGACATCCACCACCTGAACGAGTTCTACCGGCTGGAGATCCAGCACTTCTTCGAGGTCTACAAGGACCTCGAGCCCGGCAAGAGCGTCGAGGGCGCCAGCTGGGTCGGGCGCGTCGAGGCCGAGGCCGAGGTCGTCCGCTCATACCAGCGCCTCAAGGACGCCGTCGCCCGCGGCGAGGACCACTGA
- the hpt gene encoding hypoxanthine phosphoribosyltransferase, with protein MYDGDIASTLITEQEIGDKVTELAKKVAADYPHDGETDLVLITVLKGAVMFMTDLARALPVPVQLEFMAVSSYGSSTSSSGVVRILKDLDRDIADRDVLIVEDIIDSGLTLSWLLKNLASRKPRSLEVCTLLRKPDAIKVEVPVKYVGFDIPNEFVVGYGLDYAERYRDLPYIGTLDPKVYSV; from the coding sequence GTGTACGACGGCGACATCGCCTCAACGCTGATCACCGAGCAGGAGATCGGCGACAAGGTCACCGAACTCGCGAAGAAAGTCGCGGCCGACTACCCCCACGACGGTGAAACCGATCTCGTGCTGATCACGGTGCTCAAGGGCGCGGTGATGTTCATGACGGACCTGGCGAGGGCGCTTCCCGTGCCCGTCCAGCTGGAGTTCATGGCGGTCAGCTCGTACGGCTCCTCCACGTCCTCCTCGGGCGTCGTCCGCATCCTCAAGGACCTCGACCGGGACATCGCGGACCGCGACGTCCTGATCGTCGAGGACATCATCGACTCCGGACTCACGCTGTCGTGGCTGCTGAAGAACCTGGCGTCGCGCAAGCCGCGCTCGCTCGAGGTCTGCACGTTGCTGCGCAAGCCCGACGCCATCAAGGTCGAGGTGCCGGTGAAGTACGTCGGCTTCGACATCCCGAACGAGTTCGTCGTGGGCTACGGCTTGGACTACGCCGAGCGCTACCGCGACCTCCCCTACATCGGCACGCTGGACCCCAAGGTCTACTCGGTGTAG